A genomic stretch from Desulfolutivibrio sulfodismutans DSM 3696 includes:
- a CDS encoding MerR family transcriptional regulator: protein MGHDLAHICPVMEPKTYKIGEAARLCGVKPFVLRFWESEFPGLSPIRTPKGQRLYTDEHVRLIARIRTLLHEDGLTIEGARKKLEEKGDAAELLRVIHAELSDIRSLLSSGGSARDHP, encoded by the coding sequence GTGGGACACGACTTGGCGCACATCTGTCCGGTCATGGAGCCGAAAACATACAAAATCGGCGAGGCGGCCCGGCTGTGCGGCGTCAAGCCCTTTGTCCTGCGCTTTTGGGAAAGCGAGTTCCCCGGTCTTTCCCCCATCCGCACCCCGAAAGGGCAACGGCTCTACACGGACGAGCATGTGCGGCTCATCGCCCGCATCAGAACCCTGCTCCATGAGGACGGGCTGACCATCGAGGGCGCGCGCAAAAAACTTGAGGAAAAAGGCGATGCGGCCGAATTGCTGCGCGTTATCCACGCGGAATTAAGCGACATCCGCAGTCTTTTGAGCAGCGGCGGCAGCGCCCGCGACCACCCCTGA
- a CDS encoding FecR family protein produces the protein MKRYHFLSATLCLLCFSALSALCALAAEDAAAPAGDVADLRAPAGILADLRGVVSARLEGGDPRLLAKDAPVFVSDTLTTGPADKGKVVFADDSVLEIGPDSEVRIAEFAYDTTDRDNFRQGIHMGKGLFRYATGKIVAHDPDRLHIESPLASIGIRGTTTDHLIQVREEIRDGKPERIVENELHALRQSKSKTEVVVTHLNKPVSLKKEDAAASLAPKKPAVTRTLTEAEKKVFAEIPLSPAPFDPRPGSSLLGGGQ, from the coding sequence ATGAAACGGTACCACTTCCTGTCGGCAACGCTCTGCCTGCTGTGTTTTTCGGCCCTTTCCGCCCTGTGCGCCCTGGCCGCCGAAGACGCCGCCGCCCCGGCGGGCGATGTGGCGGATCTGCGCGCCCCGGCGGGCATCCTGGCGGACCTGCGCGGCGTGGTCAGCGCCAGGCTGGAGGGCGGCGATCCGCGCCTCCTGGCCAAGGACGCCCCCGTCTTCGTGTCCGACACCCTCACCACCGGCCCGGCGGACAAGGGCAAGGTGGTTTTTGCCGACGATTCGGTGCTGGAGATCGGCCCGGACAGCGAGGTCCGCATTGCGGAGTTCGCCTACGACACCACGGATCGCGACAATTTTCGCCAGGGAATCCACATGGGCAAGGGACTTTTCCGCTACGCCACGGGGAAGATCGTGGCCCATGACCCGGATCGCCTGCACATCGAATCCCCCCTGGCCAGCATCGGCATCCGCGGCACCACCACCGACCACCTGATCCAGGTCCGGGAAGAGATCAGGGACGGAAAACCCGAGCGTATCGTGGAAAACGAGCTGCACGCCCTGCGGCAGTCCAAATCCAAGACCGAGGTGGTGGTCACCCACCTCAACAAGCCCGTCAGCCTGAAAAAAGAAGACGCCGCGGCCTCGCTTGCCCCAAAAAAACCCGCCGTCACCCGAACCCTGACCGAGGCCGAAAAGAAGGTCTTCGCCGAGATCCCCCTCTCGCCCGCCCCCTTCGATCCCAGGCCGGGCTCAAGCCTTCTCGGCGGCGGGCAGTAG
- a CDS encoding helix-turn-helix domain-containing protein, with translation MQNEQKFEISSGNIFTDLELENPNELTLKSDLIIQLRSILKDLKITQRDAASRLKSTQPTVSKVLRGDLDRVSIETLLEWLHILGKRMEYRFCKMENADCPTPWREAR, from the coding sequence ATGCAAAACGAACAGAAATTTGAAATAAGCTCGGGTAATATCTTCACGGATCTTGAACTTGAAAATCCGAACGAATTAACATTGAAATCAGACCTCATCATTCAGTTGAGGAGCATCTTGAAAGATCTCAAGATCACACAACGGGATGCCGCATCAAGGCTGAAATCCACGCAGCCGACAGTTTCAAAAGTTTTGCGCGGCGACTTGGATCGGGTGTCCATCGAGACGCTCCTGGAGTGGCTGCATATCCTGGGGAAACGCATGGAATATCGCTTTTGCAAAATGGAAAATGCAGATTGTCCGACACCATGGAGAGAAGCCCGGTAA
- a CDS encoding type II toxin-antitoxin system RelE/ParE family toxin: MSDEEPLLKDILFVGSSRKELVDLDAEVRKAFGYMLCEAQRGLRPTGSKPLPEFGPRVVELVKVHATDSYRCVIYLTKRLVFVLFPFKKKSKTGKEIPKEIRRVLHHRLTMAKDIEKEM; encoded by the coding sequence ATGTCAGACGAGGAACCGCTGCTCAAGGACATCCTGTTTGTCGGATCAAGCCGCAAAGAGCTTGTCGATCTGGATGCAGAGGTGCGGAAGGCGTTTGGATACATGCTGTGCGAGGCCCAACGAGGCCTTCGGCCAACGGGATCAAAACCACTTCCGGAGTTTGGGCCAAGGGTTGTCGAGCTTGTCAAAGTGCATGCCACGGATTCGTACCGCTGCGTGATCTATCTGACGAAGCGTCTTGTTTTTGTTCTTTTCCCGTTCAAAAAGAAGTCGAAAACTGGAAAAGAAATTCCGAAGGAAATAAGGAGAGTTTTACATCACCGCCTGACGATGGCCAAAGATATAGAGAAAGAAATGTAA
- a CDS encoding DUF2065 domain-containing protein — translation MEFDGKTFLTALGLAFILEGLPYFLLAERMPTVLRFLSERPAPELRRLGLTAILAGLAVVALVRW, via the coding sequence ATGGAATTCGATGGAAAAACCTTCCTCACCGCCCTCGGCCTGGCCTTCATCCTGGAGGGCCTGCCCTATTTTCTCCTGGCCGAAAGGATGCCCACGGTGCTGCGCTTTTTGTCCGAGCGCCCCGCGCCGGAGTTGCGTCGGCTGGGCCTGACCGCCATTCTGGCCGGCCTTGCCGTTGTGGCGCTTGTGCGCTGGTAA
- a CDS encoding nucleotide sugar dehydrogenase encodes MIDFDDLVSKKSAVAVVGLGYVGLPLAVALSRHFRVVGFDISTGRVEELRSGADSTGEVDPARLAEVAVDYTTDPAALAACGVIIVAVPTPIDANRNPDLRPVTGASVTVGKNMSPGSVVVYESTVYPGLTEDICVPLMEEHSGLVCGRDFTVGYSPERINPGDKVHTLERIVKVVSGQDEPTRKLLARLYGTIITAGIHEASSIKVAEAAKIIENTQRDLNIALMNELSLIFERMGIDTLEVLEAAGTKWNFLPFRPGLVGGHCIGVDPYYLTFKAQGMGYNPQVILAGRCINDNMGKHVADTAVKRLIRAGHRVRGARVGILGLTFKENVPDLRNTKVVDIVRELADYQVRVLVHDPLASPEEARREYGLTLEPLSAFRDLDALILAVPHDVYVRDLSPLDLRSWFRDEGQGIVLDVRGALDRQAVRDAGLWHWRL; translated from the coding sequence GTGATCGATTTCGACGATTTGGTTTCCAAAAAAAGCGCCGTGGCCGTGGTTGGCCTGGGGTATGTGGGGCTGCCCCTGGCAGTGGCCCTGTCCCGGCATTTCCGGGTGGTCGGTTTCGACATCAGCACCGGCCGGGTCGAGGAACTGCGCTCCGGGGCCGACAGCACCGGCGAGGTCGATCCCGCCCGGCTGGCCGAGGTCGCGGTCGACTACACCACCGACCCCGCCGCCCTGGCCGCCTGCGGGGTGATCATCGTGGCCGTGCCCACCCCCATCGACGCCAACCGCAATCCCGATCTGCGCCCGGTCACCGGGGCCTCGGTCACCGTGGGCAAAAACATGAGCCCCGGCAGCGTGGTGGTCTACGAGTCCACGGTCTATCCCGGGCTCACCGAGGATATCTGCGTGCCGCTTATGGAAGAGCATTCCGGGCTTGTCTGCGGCCGGGACTTCACCGTGGGCTATTCCCCCGAGCGCATCAATCCCGGGGACAAGGTCCACACCCTGGAACGCATCGTCAAGGTGGTGTCCGGCCAGGACGAGCCCACCCGGAAACTTCTGGCCCGGCTCTACGGGACCATCATCACCGCCGGAATCCACGAGGCCTCGAGCATCAAGGTGGCCGAGGCGGCCAAGATTATCGAGAACACCCAGCGCGACCTCAACATCGCGCTGATGAACGAACTCTCGCTCATTTTCGAGCGCATGGGCATCGACACCCTGGAGGTGCTGGAGGCCGCCGGAACCAAGTGGAACTTCCTGCCGTTTCGTCCGGGGCTGGTGGGCGGCCACTGCATCGGCGTCGATCCCTACTACCTGACCTTCAAGGCCCAGGGCATGGGCTACAACCCCCAGGTCATCCTGGCCGGACGGTGCATCAACGACAACATGGGCAAGCATGTGGCCGACACGGCCGTCAAGCGCCTGATCCGGGCCGGACACCGGGTGCGCGGGGCCCGGGTAGGTATCCTGGGCTTGACCTTCAAGGAAAACGTGCCGGATCTGCGCAACACCAAGGTGGTGGACATCGTGCGCGAGCTTGCCGACTACCAGGTGCGGGTGCTGGTCCACGACCCCCTGGCCTCCCCCGAAGAGGCCAGGCGCGAATACGGCCTGACCCTTGAGCCCCTGTCGGCCTTTCGCGACCTGGACGCCCTGATCCTGGCCGTGCCCCACGACGTCTACGTCCGCGACCTCAGCCCCCTGGACCTGCGGTCCTGGTTTCGGGACGAGGGCCAGGGCATCGTCCTGGACGTGCGCGGGGCGCTTGACCGTCAGGCCGTGCGCGACGCGGGCCTGTGGCACTGGAGACTGTAG
- the mqnB gene encoding futalosine hydrolase: MTLLLACATRTELRAVLPAGTGIPDQGAAAHEVFPQSPLTLHGHEVLAVCTGVGPVAAAAVLGRALARRPEISGVLQLGVAGSFDLEAAPMGAALCVIRETWPEYGLAGADGVAPRGIGLPMATCPDGPVHETLATDPDAAAAAMGLGLPAAFGRAASLTVAGVTGTMERAALLYARHGALLENMEGFAAALACRLAETPFLQIRTVSNLVGSRQTGHWDLKGALSALRPTLARLLGNAS, translated from the coding sequence ATGACCCTTCTTCTGGCCTGCGCCACCAGGACCGAACTGCGCGCCGTCCTGCCCGCCGGGACCGGCATCCCGGACCAGGGCGCGGCGGCGCATGAGGTCTTTCCCCAAAGCCCGCTGACCCTGCACGGCCACGAGGTGCTGGCGGTCTGCACCGGCGTGGGCCCCGTGGCTGCGGCGGCCGTCCTGGGCCGGGCCCTGGCCCGCCGCCCGGAGATTTCCGGGGTGCTCCAGCTTGGCGTGGCCGGAAGCTTCGACCTGGAGGCGGCCCCCATGGGCGCGGCGTTGTGCGTCATCCGCGAGACGTGGCCCGAATACGGCCTGGCGGGGGCGGACGGCGTGGCCCCCCGGGGCATCGGCCTGCCCATGGCCACCTGCCCCGACGGCCCGGTCCACGAGACCCTGGCCACCGACCCCGACGCGGCGGCTGCGGCCATGGGGCTGGGCCTGCCCGCCGCCTTCGGCCGGGCCGCCTCCCTGACCGTGGCCGGCGTGACCGGCACCATGGAGCGGGCGGCCCTGCTGTACGCCCGCCACGGGGCCCTCCTGGAGAACATGGAGGGATTCGCCGCCGCCCTGGCCTGCCGTCTGGCCGAAACGCCTTTTTTGCAGATCCGCACCGTCTCCAACCTGGTGGGCAGCCGCCAGACCGGACACTGGGACCTCAAAGGGGCCCTGTCCGCATTGCGGCCGACCCTGGCCCGGCTCCTGGGGAATGCCTCATGA
- a CDS encoding MqnA/MqnD/SBP family protein: MKRLCVAVSPCPNDMTIFGAWILGLVPDAPRADFVFLDVENLNEAALAGRFDIIKVSAAVGLALGQSCRILPAGAAFGLGVGPKLAVPAGADADLRPDTVIVPGLLTTAAMLLRAALADPAVAALPGIPAPDAAFVPVRYDLVAETAARSHAAALLIHETALVPERHGLRRILDLGRWWDEKTGGLPLPLGCIVGRTACGGDTLREVSRTIRTSLETALARPEAVMPLIRAMAIEKDGGVLDAHIKAYVNDLSRDMGPAGEKALAALSAMGKCPASPLPVLGESWYRPVDESA, translated from the coding sequence ATGAAACGCCTTTGCGTGGCCGTCTCCCCCTGCCCCAACGACATGACCATTTTCGGGGCCTGGATACTGGGGCTTGTGCCCGACGCCCCCCGGGCGGATTTCGTCTTTCTTGATGTGGAAAACTTAAACGAGGCCGCCCTGGCGGGCCGGTTCGACATCATCAAGGTCTCGGCCGCCGTGGGCCTGGCCCTTGGCCAGTCCTGCCGCATCCTGCCTGCGGGCGCGGCCTTCGGCCTGGGGGTGGGGCCCAAGCTGGCCGTGCCCGCCGGGGCCGATGCGGACCTGCGCCCGGACACCGTAATCGTGCCCGGCCTTTTGACCACGGCGGCCATGCTTTTGCGCGCCGCCCTGGCCGATCCGGCCGTGGCCGCCCTGCCCGGCATCCCCGCGCCTGACGCGGCATTTGTCCCCGTGCGCTACGATCTGGTGGCCGAAACCGCCGCCAGGAGCCACGCCGCCGCCCTGCTCATCCATGAAACGGCCCTGGTCCCCGAGCGCCACGGCCTGCGCCGCATCCTGGACCTGGGCCGCTGGTGGGACGAAAAAACCGGCGGCCTGCCCCTGCCCCTGGGGTGCATCGTGGGCCGCACGGCCTGCGGCGGCGACACCCTGCGCGAGGTCTCCCGGACCATCCGCACAAGCCTGGAAACGGCCCTAGCCCGGCCGGAGGCGGTCATGCCGCTTATCCGGGCCATGGCCATCGAAAAAGACGGCGGCGTCCTGGACGCCCACATCAAGGCCTACGTCAACGACCTGTCCCGGGACATGGGACCGGCCGGGGAAAAGGCCCTCGCCGCCCTGTCGGCCATGGGAAAATGCCCGGCCTCCCCCTTGCCAGTTCTCGGCGAATCCTGGTACAGGCCCGTCGATGAATCCGCTTGA
- a CDS encoding polyprenyl synthetase family protein, which yields MNPLERFYEKELPRINRFLESQAERMHVSVRPTVRHVLDSGGKRFRPVLTILMARALGYRGDDILPLACSLELLHSATLLHDDILDGARLRRGRQSAHVLFGSTHTILVGDALLALANRLVAEYGIPPLTRHLSEALLRTATGEIQEIAHLRDTDLSIATYYEIITGKTAFLIQAACRCGAVFADASPDMEEAAADYGLSLGIAFQLVDDALDYTSPASVSGKPAASDLKEGKATLPLLLFLADLDPQERRRLAEDFKMDRLTPDDLENLRDTIVSGGYADKTREAAASYLARAETALAPFPASPERDLLALALGPMLDRKK from the coding sequence ATGAATCCGCTTGAGCGTTTTTACGAAAAGGAACTTCCCCGCATCAACCGCTTCCTGGAGTCCCAGGCCGAGCGGATGCATGTCTCCGTGCGCCCCACGGTGCGCCACGTGCTCGATTCCGGCGGCAAACGCTTCCGGCCCGTGCTGACCATCCTCATGGCCCGGGCCCTGGGCTACCGGGGCGACGACATCCTGCCCCTGGCCTGCTCCCTGGAGCTTTTGCATTCGGCCACGCTCCTTCACGACGACATCCTCGACGGAGCCAGGCTGCGGCGCGGACGCCAGTCGGCCCACGTCCTTTTCGGCTCCACCCACACCATCCTGGTGGGCGACGCCCTGCTGGCCCTGGCCAACCGGTTGGTGGCCGAATACGGCATTCCGCCCCTGACCCGGCACCTGTCCGAGGCGCTTTTGCGCACGGCCACCGGGGAGATCCAGGAAATCGCCCATCTGCGCGACACGGATCTTTCCATCGCCACCTACTACGAGATCATCACCGGCAAGACCGCCTTTCTCATCCAGGCCGCCTGTCGCTGCGGGGCCGTGTTCGCCGACGCGTCCCCGGACATGGAGGAGGCCGCCGCCGATTACGGCCTGTCGCTCGGCATCGCCTTCCAGCTTGTGGACGACGCCCTGGACTACACCTCCCCGGCCTCGGTCTCCGGCAAGCCAGCCGCCTCGGATCTCAAGGAGGGCAAGGCCACCCTGCCCCTGCTCCTTTTTCTGGCCGACCTGGACCCCCAGGAGCGTCGGCGTCTGGCCGAGGATTTCAAAATGGACCGGCTGACGCCGGATGATCTGGAAAACCTGAGGGATACCATCGTTTCCGGCGGATACGCGGACAAGACCCGCGAGGCGGCCGCCTCGTACCTGGCCCGGGCCGAGACGGCGCTGGCCCCCTTCCCGGCCTCACCGGAGCGGGATCTGCTGGCCCTGGCCCTGGGCCCCATGCTCGACCGGAAGAAATAG